A single Candidatus Palauibacter australiensis DNA region contains:
- a CDS encoding D-2-hydroxyacid dehydrogenase has product MRRFVIWMYAPETPHWSMPEWSFERIRGALDPEWEIESVRVALEATGDGVRVTPSELLEAVADAEVYCGWGIRRDVFLAARKLRWFHSGAAGARNSLFEEMRESDVIFTNSAGMYADSLADHAMAGILYFVRGLDLAVRAQRERKWVQSALNSPPSPLHAAPAAGEVAGASLGIIGYGGIGSALGRRAHALGMRVQAIRRTVGPKPPELTRLDAPDHLPELLESSDFVALTAPETPETEGLLGAAELARMKPGAVLINLARGTLVDEAALVRALETGHLRGALLDVFRMEPLPSHHPLWALENVLITPHVGGTSAHFWERETDLIVRNISRYQRGDPLENRVDKTRGY; this is encoded by the coding sequence TTGCGCCGCTTCGTGATCTGGATGTACGCGCCGGAGACCCCCCACTGGTCGATGCCGGAATGGTCGTTCGAACGCATCCGCGGCGCGCTGGACCCGGAGTGGGAGATCGAGTCGGTCCGCGTCGCGCTCGAGGCGACGGGGGACGGCGTGCGCGTGACGCCCTCGGAGCTTCTGGAAGCCGTGGCTGACGCGGAGGTCTACTGCGGGTGGGGGATCCGGCGGGACGTTTTCCTCGCCGCCCGCAAGCTGCGCTGGTTCCACTCGGGCGCGGCCGGGGCGCGGAACTCGCTCTTCGAGGAGATGCGGGAGAGCGACGTCATCTTCACGAACTCGGCGGGCATGTACGCGGACTCGCTGGCGGACCACGCCATGGCCGGCATCCTCTATTTCGTCCGCGGCCTGGACCTCGCGGTGCGGGCGCAGCGCGAGCGCAAGTGGGTCCAGTCCGCGCTGAACTCGCCCCCGAGCCCCCTGCACGCCGCACCCGCCGCCGGCGAAGTCGCCGGGGCCTCGCTCGGCATCATCGGCTACGGCGGCATCGGCTCGGCGCTCGGCCGCCGCGCGCACGCCCTCGGCATGCGAGTTCAGGCCATTCGCCGAACCGTGGGCCCGAAGCCCCCCGAGCTCACCCGCCTCGACGCGCCTGACCACCTGCCCGAACTCCTGGAGTCCTCGGACTTCGTCGCCCTCACCGCCCCCGAGACGCCGGAGACGGAGGGCCTCCTCGGCGCCGCGGAACTGGCGCGCATGAAGCCGGGCGCCGTGCTCATCAACCTCGCCCGCGGCACCCTCGTGGATGAGGCCGCCCTCGTCCGGGCGCTCGAGACGGGACACCTGCGCGGCGCCCTGCTGGACGTGTTCAGGATGGAGCCGCTCCCGTCCCACCACCCGCTGTGGGCGCTGGAGAACGTCCTCATCACCCCGCACGTGGGCGGCACTTCGGCCCACTTCTGGGAGCGCGAGACGGACCTCATCGTCCGCAATATCTCCCGCTACCAGCGCGGCGACCCCCTCGAAAACCGGGTGGACAAGACGCGCGGCTACTGA
- a CDS encoding dihydrodipicolinate synthase family protein produces MRDLSGVHPPVATPFGEDGELALDAFDNNLREWLSHPIAGIVVAGSTGEAPLLDRRELCALVETTAARIGDRTLTVGTGAESTREVISVTREVAELGANAVLVRSGSYYLKAMRPDVVRDHFLAVADASPVPVVLYHIPQFVPVHLTPDLVGRLVEHPNIIGIKDSSGDLRNLGQLIEACGRNAQVLVGSGALLYAALEAGAAGGILGVAVIATRSCCQIYDAWKEGDHRRAGAMQERVAPLHKSLVAEGGVAAVKAALDRLGLYGGVPRSPLQPADAAKLATVDAALEAAALGVSA; encoded by the coding sequence ATGAGAGATCTTTCAGGTGTGCATCCGCCCGTGGCCACGCCGTTCGGCGAGGACGGCGAGCTGGCGCTCGACGCGTTCGACAACAACCTGCGCGAGTGGCTCTCGCACCCCATCGCCGGCATCGTGGTGGCCGGTTCCACGGGGGAGGCGCCGCTCCTCGACCGCCGTGAGCTGTGCGCGCTGGTGGAGACGACCGCCGCGCGCATCGGAGACCGCACGCTCACCGTGGGGACGGGGGCGGAGTCCACGCGCGAGGTGATCTCCGTGACCCGCGAGGTGGCCGAGCTCGGCGCGAACGCCGTCCTCGTGCGCTCCGGCTCCTACTACCTGAAGGCGATGCGGCCCGATGTCGTGCGCGACCACTTCCTCGCGGTGGCCGACGCGTCGCCCGTGCCGGTCGTCCTCTACCACATCCCCCAGTTCGTGCCGGTGCACCTGACGCCGGATCTCGTGGGCCGGCTCGTCGAACACCCCAACATCATCGGGATCAAGGACTCCTCGGGCGACCTCCGCAACCTCGGCCAACTCATCGAGGCGTGCGGCCGGAACGCGCAGGTGCTCGTGGGCTCCGGCGCGCTCCTCTACGCCGCGCTCGAGGCCGGGGCGGCCGGCGGCATCCTCGGCGTGGCCGTGATCGCGACGCGCTCCTGCTGCCAGATCTACGACGCCTGGAAGGAAGGCGACCACCGCCGCGCCGGAGCCATGCAGGAACGCGTGGCGCCGCTCCACAAGAGCCTCGTGGCGGAGGGCGGGGTCGCCGCCGTGAAGGCCGCGCTCGACCGGCTCGGCCTCTACGGAGGCGTGCCCCGCAGCCCCCTGCAGCCCGCCGACGCCGCCAAGCTCGCCACGGTCGACGCTGCCCTCGAAGCCGCCGCCCTCGGCGTCTCCGCCTGA
- a CDS encoding adenylosuccinate synthase, giving the protein MFSDRVRCVVVVGAQWGDEGKGKIVDVLAEQATIVARYQGGANAGHTVRVGEGADEEEFILHLIPSGILNPETRCLLGNGVVVDPWVLAREMETLRARGIDLDGRLGLSRRAHLVLPYHRLLDAAQEDSRGAKKIGTTGRGIGPAYRDKISRTGLRVGDLRNVDRTRDIVAGAAVRANVTLAGLGDERRVDADEVMSQLETVRPAMVELLTDAGDEIRGGLGSGGRVLLEGAQGALLDIDHGTYPFVTSSTTTAGGAASGVGIGPTLIDEVIGVVKAYITRVGEGPLPTELPEAQAERLRQLGGEFGATTGRPRRPGWFDGSVARYAAGVNGLTGLAVTKLDVLDTFETIRLSTGYELDGAPTASFPDSVADLARVRPVYERWAGWNADTTGCRTFGDLPDSARRYLARIEEVCATPIRFAGVGAARRETIALPAGAAA; this is encoded by the coding sequence ATGTTCAGTGACAGGGTGCGTTGCGTCGTCGTGGTGGGGGCGCAGTGGGGAGACGAGGGGAAGGGGAAGATCGTGGACGTGCTCGCGGAGCAGGCCACGATCGTGGCGCGCTATCAGGGGGGCGCGAACGCGGGGCACACGGTGCGCGTGGGCGAGGGCGCGGACGAGGAGGAGTTCATCCTCCACCTCATCCCTTCCGGGATCCTGAATCCGGAGACGCGCTGCCTCCTCGGAAACGGGGTTGTCGTGGACCCGTGGGTGCTGGCGCGCGAGATGGAGACGCTCCGGGCGCGCGGGATCGATCTCGACGGGCGCCTGGGGCTGAGCCGGCGCGCGCATCTCGTCCTCCCCTATCACCGGCTGCTCGACGCGGCGCAGGAGGACAGCCGGGGCGCGAAGAAGATCGGGACGACGGGGCGGGGCATCGGTCCGGCGTACCGCGACAAGATCTCCCGCACAGGCCTCCGCGTCGGCGATCTGCGCAACGTGGACCGGACGCGCGACATCGTGGCGGGGGCGGCGGTGCGCGCGAACGTCACGCTGGCGGGACTCGGCGACGAGCGGCGGGTGGACGCGGACGAGGTGATGTCGCAACTGGAGACGGTCCGCCCCGCCATGGTGGAGCTGCTGACGGACGCCGGGGACGAGATCCGCGGCGGGCTGGGGTCGGGGGGGCGGGTTCTGCTCGAGGGAGCGCAGGGGGCGCTCCTCGACATCGACCACGGGACGTATCCGTTCGTCACCTCCTCGACGACGACGGCGGGAGGCGCCGCTTCCGGCGTCGGGATCGGGCCCACGCTCATCGACGAAGTGATCGGCGTCGTAAAGGCCTACATCACGCGCGTGGGCGAGGGCCCGCTGCCGACGGAACTCCCGGAGGCGCAGGCCGAACGCCTGCGGCAGCTCGGTGGCGAGTTCGGCGCGACCACCGGCCGCCCCCGCCGCCCCGGCTGGTTCGACGGCAGCGTGGCCCGCTATGCGGCCGGCGTGAACGGCCTCACCGGCCTCGCGGTCACGAAGCTGGACGTGCTCGACACGTTCGAGACGATCCGGCTCTCGACCGGCTACGAGCTCGACGGGGCGCCGACCGCGTCGTTCCCGGACTCCGTCGCGGACCTCGCCCGCGTGCGTCCGGTCTACGAGCGCTGGGCGGGCTGGAACGCGGACACGACGGGGTGCAGGACGTTCGGCGACCTGCCGGATTCCGCGCGCCGCTACCTGGCGAGGATCGAGGAGGTTTGCGCCACCCCCATCCGCTTCGCGGGCGTCGGCGCCGCCCGGCGGGAGACGATCGCGCTGCCCGCGGGGGCCGCGGCCTGA
- a CDS encoding signal recognition particle receptor subunit alpha, with product MFERLGDRLDGALKKLRQRGVITEKMLDEGLREVRRALLEADVNFRVVRDFLAKVKERALGEDVLKSVRPGDQIVKIVHDELVALLGEAAPEESEAAVPPTVIMLVGLQGSGKTTTAAKLGRRLAQEGRRPGLVACDPYRPAAPEQLEALAARIGVPLLARPSGEDMSELARGALDEARRGGVTHLLLDMAGRLQADEELLDELRRVKAAVEPQQVLLVADGMTGQEAVRIAEGFHGAVGLTGIVLTKMDGDARGGAALSIYSVLGVPIRFVGTGERPEDLTVFDPERMAGRILQMGDIVGLVERAQQTVDLGETERLQKKMLAGKGEFDLADFLTSIQQIQKMGPLKG from the coding sequence ATGTTCGAACGCCTGGGTGACCGGCTGGACGGTGCGCTGAAGAAATTGCGCCAGCGCGGCGTCATCACGGAAAAGATGCTGGACGAGGGGCTGCGCGAGGTGCGGCGCGCCCTGCTCGAGGCGGACGTCAACTTCCGGGTCGTGCGCGACTTCCTCGCGAAGGTGAAGGAGCGCGCGCTCGGCGAGGATGTGCTGAAGTCGGTTCGGCCGGGCGATCAGATCGTGAAGATCGTCCACGACGAACTCGTCGCCCTGCTGGGAGAGGCGGCGCCGGAGGAGTCGGAGGCGGCGGTTCCGCCCACGGTGATCATGCTCGTCGGCCTGCAGGGATCGGGGAAAACGACGACGGCGGCGAAGCTGGGGCGGCGTTTGGCGCAGGAGGGGCGGCGGCCGGGGCTCGTGGCGTGCGATCCGTACCGCCCGGCGGCCCCCGAGCAGTTGGAGGCGCTGGCGGCGCGGATCGGGGTCCCGCTCCTGGCGCGGCCGAGCGGCGAGGACATGTCGGAACTCGCCCGCGGCGCGCTGGACGAGGCGAGGCGGGGCGGGGTCACGCACCTGCTCCTCGACATGGCCGGCCGGCTGCAGGCGGATGAGGAGCTGCTGGACGAACTCCGCCGCGTGAAAGCGGCCGTGGAGCCGCAGCAGGTCCTGCTCGTGGCGGACGGGATGACCGGGCAGGAAGCGGTGCGGATCGCCGAGGGATTCCACGGCGCGGTGGGACTTACGGGGATCGTCCTCACGAAGATGGACGGGGACGCCCGCGGAGGCGCGGCGCTCTCGATCTACAGCGTGCTCGGCGTGCCGATCCGATTCGTCGGAACGGGCGAGCGGCCCGAGGACCTCACGGTCTTCGACCCGGAACGCATGGCCGGCCGGATCCTCCAAATGGGGGACATCGTCGGCCTCGTGGAGCGCGCGCAGCAGACGGTCGACCTCGGCGAGACCGAGCGGCTGCAGAAGAAGATGCTGGCGGGGAAGGGGGAGTTCGATCTGGCGGACTTCCTGACCTCGATCCAGCAGATCCAGAAGATGGGACCCCTGAAGGGG